A window from Mustela erminea isolate mMusErm1 chromosome 17, mMusErm1.Pri, whole genome shotgun sequence encodes these proteins:
- the POGK gene encoding pogo transposable element with KRAB domain isoform X3 → MEFPFPKPDMITRLEGDEESQNSDEWQLQGGPLAEPEESEVKAADWAGPVSAATQFPQPQPLDGLGLRLPRDLTELPEWSEGYPFYMAMGFPGCELSADDLAGKFQFSRGMRRSYDAGFKLMVVEFAESTNNCQAAKQFGVLEKNVRDWRKVKPQLQNAHAMRRAFRGPKNGRFALVDQRVAEYVRYMQAKGDPITREAMQLKALEIAQEMNIPEKGFKASLGWCRRMMRRYDLSLRHKVPVPQQLPEDLTEKLVTYQRSVLALRRAHDYQVAQMGNADETPICLEVPSRVTVDNQGEKPVLVKTPGREKLKITAMLGVLADGRKLPPYIILRGTYIPPGKFPSGMEIRCHRYGWMTEDLMQDWLEVVWRRRTGAAPKQRGMLIVNGFRGHATDSVKSSMESMNTDMVIIPGGLTSQLQVLDVVVYKPLNDSVRAQYSNWLLAGNLALSPTGNAKKPPLGLFLEWVMVAWNSISSESIVQGFRKCHISSNLEDEDDVLWEIESELPGGGEAPKECEAEAAAEGN, encoded by the exons ATGG AATTCCCATTTCCTAAGCCAGACATGATCACTCGGTTGGAAGGGGACGAGGAGTCTCAGAATTCTGACGAGTGGCAGCTCCAAGGAGGACCTTTGGCAG AACCCGAGGAGTCGGAGGTCAAGGCCGCGGACTGGGCAGGTCCCGTGAGCGCCGCCACGCAgtttccccagccccagcccctggacGGGCTGGGCCTGCGGCTGCCCCGCGACCTCACGGAGCTGCCCGAGTGGAGCGAGGGCTACCCCTTCTACATGGCCATGGGCTTCCCGGGCTGCGAGCTCTCGGCGGACGACCTTGCCGGCAAGTTCCAGTTCAGCCGGGGCATGCGGCGCAGCTACGACGCGGGCTTCAAGCTCATGGTGGTGGAGTTCGCCGAGAGCACCAACAACTGCCAGGCCGCCAAGCAGTTCGGGGTGCTGGAGAAGAACGTCCGCGACTGGCGCAAGGTGAAGCCGCAGCTGCAGAACGCGCACGCCATGCGCCGCGCCTTCCGCGGCCCCAAGAACGGCCGCTTCGCCCTGGTGGACCAGCGAGTGGCCGAGTACGTCAGGTACATGCAGGCCAAGGGCGACCCCATCACCCGCGAGGCGATGCAGCTGAAGGCCCTGGAGATCGCGCAGGAGATGAACATTCCGGAGAAGGGCTTCAAGGCCAGCCTGGGCTGGTGCCGGCGCATGATGCGGCGGTACGACCTGTCCCTGCGACACAAGGTGCCGGTGCCGCAGCAGCTGCCCGAGGACCTGACGGAGAAGCTCGTCACCTACCAGCGGAGCGTGCTGGCGCTGCGCAGGGCGCATGACTACCAGGTGGCCCAGATGGGCAACGCCGACGAGACGCCCATCTGCCTCGAGGTGCCGTCGCGCGTCACGGTGGACAACCAGGGCGAGAAGCCGGTGCTGGTCAAGACGCCCGGCAGGGAGAAGCTCAAGATCACGGCCATGCTGGGGGTCTTGGCGGACGGGCGGAAGCTGCCGCCCTACATCATCCTGCGGGGCACGTACATCCCGCCCGGCAAGTTCCCGAGCGGGATGGAAATCCGCTGCCACCGCTACGGCTGGATGACGGAggacctgatgcaggactggctGGAGGTGGTGTGGCGGCGGCGGACGGGCGCGGCGCCCAAGCAGCGCGGGATGCTCATCGTCAACGGCTTCCGCGGCCACGCCACCGACTCGGTCAAGAGCTCCATGGAGAGCATGAACACCGACATGGTGATCATCCCCGGCGGCCTGACCTCGCAGCTGCAGGTGCTGGACGTGGTGGTCTACAAGCCGCTCAACGACAGCGTCCGGGCCCAGTACTCCAACTGGCTGCTGGCCGGCAACCTGGCGCTCAGCCCCACGGGCAACGCCAAGAAGCCGCCCCTGGGTCTCTTTCTGGAGTGGGTCATGGTCGCCTGGAACAGCATCTCCAGTGAGTCCATCGTCCAGGGCTTCAGGAAGTGCCACATCTCCAGCAACTTGGAAGACGAAGATGACGTCCTGTGGGAGATCGAGAGCGAGCTTCCAGGAGGCGGGGAGGCGCCCAAGGAGTGCGAGGCGGAGGCGGCAGCGGAGGGCAACTGA
- the POGK gene encoding pogo transposable element with KRAB domain isoform X1 codes for MESTAYTLNLTLKEEEEEEEIQSRELEDGPTDMQKVRICSEGGWVPALFDEVAIYFSDEEWEVLTEQQKALYREVMRMNYETVLSLEFPFPKPDMITRLEGDEESQNSDEWQLQGGPLAEPEESEVKAADWAGPVSAATQFPQPQPLDGLGLRLPRDLTELPEWSEGYPFYMAMGFPGCELSADDLAGKFQFSRGMRRSYDAGFKLMVVEFAESTNNCQAAKQFGVLEKNVRDWRKVKPQLQNAHAMRRAFRGPKNGRFALVDQRVAEYVRYMQAKGDPITREAMQLKALEIAQEMNIPEKGFKASLGWCRRMMRRYDLSLRHKVPVPQQLPEDLTEKLVTYQRSVLALRRAHDYQVAQMGNADETPICLEVPSRVTVDNQGEKPVLVKTPGREKLKITAMLGVLADGRKLPPYIILRGTYIPPGKFPSGMEIRCHRYGWMTEDLMQDWLEVVWRRRTGAAPKQRGMLIVNGFRGHATDSVKSSMESMNTDMVIIPGGLTSQLQVLDVVVYKPLNDSVRAQYSNWLLAGNLALSPTGNAKKPPLGLFLEWVMVAWNSISSESIVQGFRKCHISSNLEDEDDVLWEIESELPGGGEAPKECEAEAAAEGN; via the exons ATGGAGTCCACAGCCTACACTCTCAATCTGAccctaaaagaagaagaagaggaagaagagattcAGAGCCGGGAACTGGAGGATGGCCCCACAGATATGCAGAAAGTCCGGATCTGCTCCGAGGGTGGATGG GTGCCCGCCCTATTCGATGAGGTGGCCATATATTTTTCCGATGAGGAGTGGGAAGTTTTGACCGAGCAACAGAAGGCCCTCTACCGGGAAGTCATGAGGATGAATTATGAAACTGTCCTGTCCCTGG AATTCCCATTTCCTAAGCCAGACATGATCACTCGGTTGGAAGGGGACGAGGAGTCTCAGAATTCTGACGAGTGGCAGCTCCAAGGAGGACCTTTGGCAG AACCCGAGGAGTCGGAGGTCAAGGCCGCGGACTGGGCAGGTCCCGTGAGCGCCGCCACGCAgtttccccagccccagcccctggacGGGCTGGGCCTGCGGCTGCCCCGCGACCTCACGGAGCTGCCCGAGTGGAGCGAGGGCTACCCCTTCTACATGGCCATGGGCTTCCCGGGCTGCGAGCTCTCGGCGGACGACCTTGCCGGCAAGTTCCAGTTCAGCCGGGGCATGCGGCGCAGCTACGACGCGGGCTTCAAGCTCATGGTGGTGGAGTTCGCCGAGAGCACCAACAACTGCCAGGCCGCCAAGCAGTTCGGGGTGCTGGAGAAGAACGTCCGCGACTGGCGCAAGGTGAAGCCGCAGCTGCAGAACGCGCACGCCATGCGCCGCGCCTTCCGCGGCCCCAAGAACGGCCGCTTCGCCCTGGTGGACCAGCGAGTGGCCGAGTACGTCAGGTACATGCAGGCCAAGGGCGACCCCATCACCCGCGAGGCGATGCAGCTGAAGGCCCTGGAGATCGCGCAGGAGATGAACATTCCGGAGAAGGGCTTCAAGGCCAGCCTGGGCTGGTGCCGGCGCATGATGCGGCGGTACGACCTGTCCCTGCGACACAAGGTGCCGGTGCCGCAGCAGCTGCCCGAGGACCTGACGGAGAAGCTCGTCACCTACCAGCGGAGCGTGCTGGCGCTGCGCAGGGCGCATGACTACCAGGTGGCCCAGATGGGCAACGCCGACGAGACGCCCATCTGCCTCGAGGTGCCGTCGCGCGTCACGGTGGACAACCAGGGCGAGAAGCCGGTGCTGGTCAAGACGCCCGGCAGGGAGAAGCTCAAGATCACGGCCATGCTGGGGGTCTTGGCGGACGGGCGGAAGCTGCCGCCCTACATCATCCTGCGGGGCACGTACATCCCGCCCGGCAAGTTCCCGAGCGGGATGGAAATCCGCTGCCACCGCTACGGCTGGATGACGGAggacctgatgcaggactggctGGAGGTGGTGTGGCGGCGGCGGACGGGCGCGGCGCCCAAGCAGCGCGGGATGCTCATCGTCAACGGCTTCCGCGGCCACGCCACCGACTCGGTCAAGAGCTCCATGGAGAGCATGAACACCGACATGGTGATCATCCCCGGCGGCCTGACCTCGCAGCTGCAGGTGCTGGACGTGGTGGTCTACAAGCCGCTCAACGACAGCGTCCGGGCCCAGTACTCCAACTGGCTGCTGGCCGGCAACCTGGCGCTCAGCCCCACGGGCAACGCCAAGAAGCCGCCCCTGGGTCTCTTTCTGGAGTGGGTCATGGTCGCCTGGAACAGCATCTCCAGTGAGTCCATCGTCCAGGGCTTCAGGAAGTGCCACATCTCCAGCAACTTGGAAGACGAAGATGACGTCCTGTGGGAGATCGAGAGCGAGCTTCCAGGAGGCGGGGAGGCGCCCAAGGAGTGCGAGGCGGAGGCGGCAGCGGAGGGCAACTGA
- the POGK gene encoding pogo transposable element with KRAB domain isoform X2, translating into MFTHRPVLPLGLYRTSLVSSPDMESTAYTLNLTLKEEEEEEEIQSRELEDGPTDMQKVRICSEGGWVPALFDEVAIYFSDEEWEVLTEQQKALYREVMRMNYETVLSLEFPFPKPDMITRLEGDEESQNSDEWQLQGGPLAEPEESEVKAADWAGPVSAATQFPQPQPLDGLGLRLPRDLTELPEWSEGYPFYMAMGFPGCELSADDLAGKFQFSRGMRRSYDAGFKLMVVEFAESTNNCQAAKQFGVLEKNVRDWRKVKPQLQNAHAMRRAFRGPKNGRFALVDQRVAEYVRYMQAKGDPITREAMQLKALEIAQEMNIPEKGFKASLGWCRRMMRRYDLSLRHKVPVPQQLPEDLTEKLVTYQRSVLALRRAHDYQVAQMGNADETPICLEVPSRVTVDNQGEKPVLVKTPGREKLKITAMLGVLADGRKLPPYIILRGTYIPPGKFPSGMEIRCHRYGWMTEDLMQDWLEVVWRRRTGAAPKQRGMLIVNGFRGHATDSVKSSMESMNTDMVIIPGGLTSQLQVLDVVVYKPLNDSVRAQYSNWLLAGNLALSPTGNAKKPPLGLFLEWVMVAWNSISSESIVQGFRKCHISSNLEDEDDVLWEIESELPGGGEAPKECEAEAAAEGN; encoded by the exons ATGTTTACCCACCGGCCTGTTCTGCCCCTGGGTCTCTACAGAACCAGTCTGGTCTCTTCCCCAG ACATGGAGTCCACAGCCTACACTCTCAATCTGAccctaaaagaagaagaagaggaagaagagattcAGAGCCGGGAACTGGAGGATGGCCCCACAGATATGCAGAAAGTCCGGATCTGCTCCGAGGGTGGATGG GTGCCCGCCCTATTCGATGAGGTGGCCATATATTTTTCCGATGAGGAGTGGGAAGTTTTGACCGAGCAACAGAAGGCCCTCTACCGGGAAGTCATGAGGATGAATTATGAAACTGTCCTGTCCCTGG AATTCCCATTTCCTAAGCCAGACATGATCACTCGGTTGGAAGGGGACGAGGAGTCTCAGAATTCTGACGAGTGGCAGCTCCAAGGAGGACCTTTGGCAG AACCCGAGGAGTCGGAGGTCAAGGCCGCGGACTGGGCAGGTCCCGTGAGCGCCGCCACGCAgtttccccagccccagcccctggacGGGCTGGGCCTGCGGCTGCCCCGCGACCTCACGGAGCTGCCCGAGTGGAGCGAGGGCTACCCCTTCTACATGGCCATGGGCTTCCCGGGCTGCGAGCTCTCGGCGGACGACCTTGCCGGCAAGTTCCAGTTCAGCCGGGGCATGCGGCGCAGCTACGACGCGGGCTTCAAGCTCATGGTGGTGGAGTTCGCCGAGAGCACCAACAACTGCCAGGCCGCCAAGCAGTTCGGGGTGCTGGAGAAGAACGTCCGCGACTGGCGCAAGGTGAAGCCGCAGCTGCAGAACGCGCACGCCATGCGCCGCGCCTTCCGCGGCCCCAAGAACGGCCGCTTCGCCCTGGTGGACCAGCGAGTGGCCGAGTACGTCAGGTACATGCAGGCCAAGGGCGACCCCATCACCCGCGAGGCGATGCAGCTGAAGGCCCTGGAGATCGCGCAGGAGATGAACATTCCGGAGAAGGGCTTCAAGGCCAGCCTGGGCTGGTGCCGGCGCATGATGCGGCGGTACGACCTGTCCCTGCGACACAAGGTGCCGGTGCCGCAGCAGCTGCCCGAGGACCTGACGGAGAAGCTCGTCACCTACCAGCGGAGCGTGCTGGCGCTGCGCAGGGCGCATGACTACCAGGTGGCCCAGATGGGCAACGCCGACGAGACGCCCATCTGCCTCGAGGTGCCGTCGCGCGTCACGGTGGACAACCAGGGCGAGAAGCCGGTGCTGGTCAAGACGCCCGGCAGGGAGAAGCTCAAGATCACGGCCATGCTGGGGGTCTTGGCGGACGGGCGGAAGCTGCCGCCCTACATCATCCTGCGGGGCACGTACATCCCGCCCGGCAAGTTCCCGAGCGGGATGGAAATCCGCTGCCACCGCTACGGCTGGATGACGGAggacctgatgcaggactggctGGAGGTGGTGTGGCGGCGGCGGACGGGCGCGGCGCCCAAGCAGCGCGGGATGCTCATCGTCAACGGCTTCCGCGGCCACGCCACCGACTCGGTCAAGAGCTCCATGGAGAGCATGAACACCGACATGGTGATCATCCCCGGCGGCCTGACCTCGCAGCTGCAGGTGCTGGACGTGGTGGTCTACAAGCCGCTCAACGACAGCGTCCGGGCCCAGTACTCCAACTGGCTGCTGGCCGGCAACCTGGCGCTCAGCCCCACGGGCAACGCCAAGAAGCCGCCCCTGGGTCTCTTTCTGGAGTGGGTCATGGTCGCCTGGAACAGCATCTCCAGTGAGTCCATCGTCCAGGGCTTCAGGAAGTGCCACATCTCCAGCAACTTGGAAGACGAAGATGACGTCCTGTGGGAGATCGAGAGCGAGCTTCCAGGAGGCGGGGAGGCGCCCAAGGAGTGCGAGGCGGAGGCGGCAGCGGAGGGCAACTGA